Within Chloracidobacterium sp., the genomic segment TGCTTGCGTGCTGATCGGCGAGGGCGAGGCGGAGATCGGCGGCGAAATAGTAACAGGCAAGGAAGCTTTGGAACGCGCCGGACTTTCGCCGATCGTCCTTGCAGCAAAAGAGGGATTGGCGTTGACCAATGGGACGACGGTGATGACGGCAGTCGGACTGCTTGAGACGCAAAAGGCCAAACACCTTGCCGAAATGGCGGATGTTGCCGGCAGTTTGAGTCTCGAGGCACTTAACGGTACGCTTTCTGCGTTCGACGAACGCATTCACGCCCTGCGTCCGCACCCGCGACAGATCCAGTGTGCCGCGAATCTTCGTGAGATCCTTGCGGAAAGCGAGTTTGTACGCGATTTTGACCCCGCCAATGTGCAGGACGCTTATACGCTTCGCTGTATGCCACAGGTTCACGGTGCGTGCCGCGATGCCGTCGCATATGCTGGATGGCTGATCCAGATCGAGCTCAATTCGGTCACGGACAACCCTCTGATATTCATCGACGACGAAAGCAGTAAGATCGACGTCATTAGTGGCGGGAATTTTCACGGCGAACCATTGGCGCTCGCGTTCGATTATCTTACGATCGCCCTGACCGAATTGGGCAATATTTCGGAACGGCGAATAATGCGCCTGACGGACGAGTCATCTAATGCCCATATTTTACCGGCATTTCTGACTGAGCACGGCGGGCTGAATTCCGGATTTATGATCGTTCAGTACACAGCGGCGGCATTGTGTACGGAAAACAAGGTGCTCGCTCATCCGGCGAGTGTCGACACCATCCCCAGTTCGGCAAATGTCGAGGATCACGTATCAATGGGGGCAACGTCAGCACTAAAGCTTCGCGTCGTAGCTAAGAACCTCGAGACGATACTCGGGCTCGAGGCGTTCTGTGCCGCTCAAGGGATCGATTTTCGCAAGAAGTTACTTGGTTCGGATGGTAAGCTTGGAAAGGGAACTCGGACGCTTTACGAGGAAATGCGAAAGCGGATACCCTTTATCGAGAAAGACGAATATATGAAGCGACACATAGATGCCGCTTGTGAGGTTCTGCGGTGCCATCGCACGGCTAAATAGAAAAATATGCGAGCAATTAGATATTTTGCGTTTCTAACGATCCTGGTATTTGCGGGCTGTTGGTCGATCGACTCAAAGGCCGGGAATAGCCGGGATGATACGCCGGTCGAACGGGCTTCGGCAACGCCGACTCCGCGCGTTTCGCCGACGCCAAAGGTAACCCCGACTATGTCAAAAGAAAAACCGAGCGGCGGCTTTATGGCTAACTTGCCGTCCGATTTCGAACAACCGACCGATGACGCCGGACGCCTTTTGCTAAAAGAGTATGGCTCTCTTTTTGCAACCGGCAATGGGGCCATCGCCCCCAAAAAGGTCGTGTTCAAGGACGACGCAGATGTTAAGGCATTTCAGGCATCAGCCCCGCAATCAACCGAAACCATTGGCGGAATGACCGTAACCTTGCAGACACCCGCGATGACGGCACTAAAGGCCGCAATTGCTGAAGCTCGTGCGGCAGGACTATCGATCGGCCCGCGAGGTGGTGATTCGTCCAAGCGTGGTTATCAGCAGACGGTCACGCTCTGGGCAAGCCGCGTAAATCCGGGTTTTGTTTATTGGGTCGGTAAAGGACGTGTGACACAGGCAGAGGCGTCGCGGATCAAGGCATTGACGCCATTTCAACAGGTTCCAGAGATCCTGCGGCTCGAGCAAGACGGCATCTTTTTTGCAAAGGATCTCTCCAAATCGATCATCTATTCCGTCGCACCGCCCGGAACTTCCCAACACCTTGCGATGCTCGCACTCGACGTAAAGGAAAATGAAAACCCTCGTGTTCGGCAGATACTTGCCAAAAACGGGTGGTTTCAGACTGTTAGCTCCGACTTGCCGCATTTCACATATCTTGGCGTGAGTGAAAGCGACCTGCCGGGACTAGGCCTCAAGCAGATCACTAATAGCGGTCGTACTTTCTGGGTGCCGGATATTTAAGGTTAGCGTACGGATCCCATTCCGCCGTCGACGTGTAAGATCTGACCGGTTATCCAAGCACTCTTTTCTGATAGCAGAAAAGCTGCCATTTCCGCGATGTCCGCTGCTGTTCCAACCTTCTTTAGCGGATGCCGAGCGGCTGACGCGTCTCTTTTTTCCGGCGTATTTAGAAGCTTTTCGGCAAGCGGCGTGTCGGTAAGTGACGGAGCGATACAGTTGACTCTGATCTTCGGCGCAAATTCGGCGGCGAGGGCTCGGGTCAAGCCCTCAACTGCACCTTTCGCTGCCGAGACCGAGGCGTGAAACCCCATTCCCGTCTGCACCGCCACGGTGCTAAAGAGCACAATCGATCCATTCTCCGATATTTTCAGATTTGGGAGGTAGTGTTGGATTACGCGGACGGCCCCAAGAAGGTTGATTTGCATATCGGAAACGAAATCAGTTTCCGTGAGCCGATTGAAAGGCCGAAGATTAATACTCCCCGGGCAGTACACGACACCGTCAATGATTCCCTCGATCGTCGGAAGAGGCTCGTCGGATGCCACGTCATACGTCTGAAAGTCAACACCTTCCATTCCCGCCAGTTCGCCTTCGGTGCGGCTGATCGCAATTACAGTGTTGCCATCCGCCGTCAGCATTTTTGCAAGCGAATTACCGATCCCTTTACTGGCACCAACTACCAAGTATCTTTTTTGCATAGTATTTTAGCGACCTTCCTGATCTAAGTAGATCGACTGAACATAATAATGACCCAAGCAAATCATTTCGGCGGTAGATTGGAAATGGATTCAGTTTCGATCCGTATGTAAAAACGAACTAAAAAATGGGCATCACGAGGATGCCCAAAAGTGAATAAAGTCGAAAGTATATGTCGTATCACTATTTGATGATGAATGGTTCGAGGAGACGCATCCACGCTTTGTCAGCACGTTCGTATTCGATTGTGCAGCGTCCGGCACGCTCCGCGGGCAATCCGTCAGGGCCGACTATAGATTTCATACTGACGGGGTCGCTACCGTAAACCAGGCAGAGCATATCGTAAAATCGTGTCTTGCTAAACGAGTGTTCGTCCCAAAATGCCATATCACCGGGATCGGTGTCGCGACTGGCAACATCAAACTCAAGTGCGGCGTTAATAGCACTATTCCGACCTTCGGGCGAACCGTCAAGTATCAGGATCGTTGCAAGTTGATCGACCGCGTCCTCTTCTCGGCCGGTTGCCGGCAGGTCAAGGACATCGATCAAGCAGTGGCCAAGTTCGTGGAAAAAAGCTTGCATTATCGTGTCGCCGACCATATCTTCGACCTCGTTCGGATCCTTCGAAATAGTCTTAAACTCTTCCTCGAATTGGTCAGCGAGTTCGTAGCAGATAGTAACCTCTGTACTTTCTGAATTGTAGTACGCGTTTGCCTCGCCGCACTTGTCAAAGTTCAGATAGACGTCACGCGGCAATGCAATAAGTTGATTGAGCTCGGTCGCGATTTCCTGAAGCATTGCCACCTCGTCCTTCGGCATCGCCTTTTTAGGCTGTTTGGCCTTAGTCACAGGTGAGAACCCGACCTTGAAGTCGCCCTTGTCAAGAGGGTGTTTGGCGGGCTTAACGGGTGTGGCTGCTGGTTTTGCATTCGCCGATCGGTTTACGTTTGTACTCTGGGCTTGTGACGGACCCATTAGCGTCGTGGTGCCCAAAATAACAAGCAGAAATGCCATTGAAAAAATTCCGATCGCTATGGTTTTCATATATTTTATTTCTTCTTTTTGAGTTTGAGCCCTACGGTTTTTGTATCAAATCAGATCGAGATTCTGATAGATGTCGGAGCGCACACGATTTATTAAAGTTGACGCGAAATCATAATGCAAACTTCGCAGAAAGTCTATTGTCAAAGCGTACAGAAAAAAAGCCGGACAAATGTCCGGCCTGTGTAGAGGAAACAGTAATTGTGGTACACCCGGCAAGATTCGAACTTGCGACCCTCTGATTCGAAGTCAGATACTCTATCCAGCTGAGCTACGGGTGCTCGAAGTAAAGATTTTAGATATGCGGACCGTGTTTTGCAAACCGCGTTTATAAACTACTGTTGCAGACTACGAACGTGCTTGATGATCGATCTGATCTCTGCCTCAGTCAATTTATCCTTGAATGCAGGCATTCCGTCATCGGGAAATCCCTCGGAAATGTAGCCAAATATCTTTTCGTCAGGCTTGGCTTTCTGTTTGGCGGTGGTGATATCGTCCGGGTCGATCATTTTGCCGTCGACAGTTGTTTTGCCGCCCTTTCCGCTGTCCCTGTGGCACGTCATACAGTTGGTTGTATAAAGGTTTCGTGCCAAAACTGTCTCGTCGACCGGTGTCGGCGCCGTTGCCGTTGGCGTTGCCGCGGCATTCGGCTTATTGTCGTTTGTGCCGGTTACCGAGTTCGGCGGCGGTGCCTGGCCACAGGCGGCCAAAAAGATCGCAAATGTTGTGGCTATAATGGTTATTTTCAACTTATTCATAAATTAGAGATCTATTTCGTTTGATTACGATTGTGAAAAAGTTTAACTTAAGGTGACAATTTACACCAATTCGACCTTTCAACAATATGAAAATTCGCACCCCGTGGATCATCGTCATTGCCGCAATGTCTTTCATTTCGGCCATTGCTCAACCCGCAACTCCGACCAAAGGCATCGCGGGGCTTAAGGCCGAGGTGACTATTCGGCGTGATGCCCGCAGCATTCCCTATATCTCGGCGACAAATGATAACGACCTGTATTTTGCGCAGGGTTACACCACTGCAAGTGATCGTCTATTTCAAATGGATCTGATGCGGCGTGTGGCACGGGGCGAAACGGCCGAGATATTCGGTAAGACGGTTCTCGACGAAGATAAGCGTTGGCGACGGTTTAATTTCTCGGCCATCGCCGAGCAAAACCTGACGTTTCTCAGCCCGGCACTTCAGTCCGCCCTTACGAGCTATGCGAGCGGCGTGAATGCGTATATTGCGACACTGGATGAAAAGACGTTACCGGTGGAGTTCCGATTCCTGCAGTATCGACCTCGAGAATGGCGGCCCTCTGATACGATCGTGATCGGCAAGATACTCTCGGACGCCCTTAGCACGACGTGGCGGTACGACCTGATTCGAGCGTCGATGCAGAATATTTCCAAAGACAAACTGGCGGATCTGAATGATCCGGTGACACCGTATGACGTGATCCTCTTTGGCAAAGACACGCCTGCCAAAAAGGAGGCAGTTGCGAGCAAACCCGTCGAAGTTTCCAATGGATTGCTGGCTCTTGCCGATGCTGATGATAGACTGCGCTCGAGTTCGCTTGAGCGTGTCGGGCTATACGCAGAGGACCTTGCGGCGAGCAATAATTGGGTCATTTCAGGAAAGCGGACGGCGGACGGCAAGCCGATCCTCGCCAATGACCCGCATCTTGCCGCGACCGCACCCGGCATTTGGTATCTGACACATCTTTCGACACCCACGATGCGAGTCTCGGGCGTGACCTTCCCGGGCGTTCCCGGGATCATACTTGGCCATAATGATTCGATCGCGTGGGGAGCGACAAATGTCGGCCCTGACGTTCAGGATCTGTACGTCGAGACATTCAACGACAAGGGCGAGTACAAGACGCCCACCGGATGGCAGGCAGCAACGGTGAGAAAGGAGATCATCAACGTTCGGTCAAACCCGTTAAAGCCGGAGACCGATCCGGTCGAGTTTGACGTCATCGTCACCCGCAACGGCCCGATCATCACCGAGGATGGCGGTAAGAAATATTCGCTGAAATGGACCGCATTTGATCCGCACAATTCGGAGTTTGAGGCGTTTTACGAGTGGAATCGGGCTAAGAACTGGACCGGTTTTCGCAATGCGTTGCAAAAGTATGGCGGTGCGGCACAGAATTTTATCTATGCCGACACAAAAGGGAATATCGGATGGAACGCCGCAAGCAAGATCCCGATTCGCAGAACCGGTGA encodes:
- a CDS encoding penicillin acylase family protein, giving the protein MKIRTPWIIVIAAMSFISAIAQPATPTKGIAGLKAEVTIRRDARSIPYISATNDNDLYFAQGYTTASDRLFQMDLMRRVARGETAEIFGKTVLDEDKRWRRFNFSAIAEQNLTFLSPALQSALTSYASGVNAYIATLDEKTLPVEFRFLQYRPREWRPSDTIVIGKILSDALSTTWRYDLIRASMQNISKDKLADLNDPVTPYDVILFGKDTPAKKEAVASKPVEVSNGLLALADADDRLRSSSLERVGLYAEDLAASNNWVISGKRTADGKPILANDPHLAATAPGIWYLTHLSTPTMRVSGVTFPGVPGIILGHNDSIAWGATNVGPDVQDLYVETFNDKGEYKTPTGWQAATVRKEIINVRSNPLKPETDPVEFDVIVTRNGPIITEDGGKKYSLKWTAFDPHNSEFEAFYEWNRAKNWTGFRNALQKYGGAAQNFIYADTKGNIGWNAASKIPIRRTGDGALPYDGSTGDGDWVGTIPFAELPVLFNPPSGLIVTANQRIVGTSYKYTQLSRDTAAPWRARRLFDILNSKTKVTFDDVRDAQYDTFNIPLDLLAKEIVKVGGPSPETLSVLKTWDGRMEPDSRGAVLANEMRNCLANKVADDNRPVPSFIIRDRILERAIREKLKRWLPNGYQRDADLYRDCDTSARASLSDAKRLGPDDSKWVWGATWVSRFPHPLAAVPLIGGQFKTPSVPINGSGQTPNVGSSVSMRHITSPGNWDATRHVIPLGQSGDPASKYFKDQFELWRTGEPAIFPFSKAAVERSATVTLVMTPK
- a CDS encoding SDR family oxidoreductase, which codes for MQKRYLVVGASKGIGNSLAKMLTADGNTVIAISRTEGELAGMEGVDFQTYDVASDEPLPTIEGIIDGVVYCPGSINLRPFNRLTETDFVSDMQINLLGAVRVIQHYLPNLKISENGSIVLFSTVAVQTGMGFHASVSAAKGAVEGLTRALAAEFAPKIRVNCIAPSLTDTPLAEKLLNTPEKRDASAARHPLKKVGTAADIAEMAAFLLSEKSAWITGQILHVDGGMGSVR
- a CDS encoding c-type cytochrome translates to MNKLKITIIATTFAIFLAACGQAPPPNSVTGTNDNKPNAAATPTATAPTPVDETVLARNLYTTNCMTCHRDSGKGGKTTVDGKMIDPDDITTAKQKAKPDEKIFGYISEGFPDDGMPAFKDKLTEAEIRSIIKHVRSLQQ
- the hutH gene encoding histidine ammonia-lyase, which codes for MSEILLDGESLTFEQVVAVAYGKPGEPRVVLSDGAKANVARSAAAVQTLLDRGEIAYGITTGFGAFKDKLISREDVETLQRNIVVSHAVGVGDPFDAATTRAIMLIRANTLARGFSGIRPATLELILECLNCGVHPQIPEKGSLGASGDLAPLAHFACVLIGEGEAEIGGEIVTGKEALERAGLSPIVLAAKEGLALTNGTTVMTAVGLLETQKAKHLAEMADVAGSLSLEALNGTLSAFDERIHALRPHPRQIQCAANLREILAESEFVRDFDPANVQDAYTLRCMPQVHGACRDAVAYAGWLIQIELNSVTDNPLIFIDDESSKIDVISGGNFHGEPLALAFDYLTIALTELGNISERRIMRLTDESSNAHILPAFLTEHGGLNSGFMIVQYTAAALCTENKVLAHPASVDTIPSSANVEDHVSMGATSALKLRVVAKNLETILGLEAFCAAQGIDFRKKLLGSDGKLGKGTRTLYEEMRKRIPFIEKDEYMKRHIDAACEVLRCHRTAK